In the Candidatus Protochlamydia phocaeensis genome, AAAACCTATACGCCTTTCCGATTGGTATGGGGAAATGAACTGCATGCTCATACGTTGGTTTGTCAAGGAGGGAAATATGAAAGGATGGAGTTTAAGCTTGGATCGGATGAACTCCAGACAGCTCAAGAAAGCGTCGAACTATTTTTTGATTTCGAGCAAGATTTTAATTATGAAGGCAAAGAGCAACGCGACATTTGTTTTTATTTTGATTTTCATCCGGATGCCCGCATACAGATTAAAGAGCAAGCTTCTACAACCTTTGAATTGGGACAGCCTATTACCCTGCGTTTGAATGAGCAACAGCTATCTTTAACATTTTCGCTCGTTCAAGGAGAAGGGGATTTTCTAGGTCACCTAGCAAGAGGGAATCGCCCCTCTCAGATCAAATCTAAAGAAGAGAAGTCCTTTCAAACATATGATTGGGTCGTTTTTTTGAGAACAATTAGACGTCATTCCGTTTGCCGTCTTAAAGCAATTCTGCAATTTTCCTAATTTTCGTTTCGGTTATGCAGCCTAATAAGCAGATATCTTGGCAATTATTAGTGATTTTTCTGCTATTTCTTTCCAGCTGTCAGCCTTGGTCTCGGGAATATAGGGACTTTTATAGCTATGCGAAGAAAAGCTATGATAGCAGTCCTATTCCCATGCAGGAGAGCGATTTTTTTTTAGTGATCTTGGTCAATGCGCGGCATTTGGATTATACGGATACGCGTTCTTTTTTTAAAACTGTTGCCAAGCATCCTACAGATGGGAGCAAAAGCGGCGATGTTGGCCATGCTTGGATTTATCTTCAAGGCAAGGTTAATGGAAAAGTATGGGTTTTGGAAGGCGGGCATTCGGGGGAAAGGGGAAGGCTTCAGGCTAGATATTTTGATGGGATCATGAATTATAATGATTGGGGATATGCCAATCCCTCTGATGAGCAAAAACAGTATCCGCGTTATGAACCCAATCCTGTCAAGTATTTATGGGCAACGCTAGAAGACGGGTATTTTGAAAAGGGAGCTGGCGGGCATCGGCCTACTTACGCTGCCAAAGTGGATTTAACCGAGCAGCAATTCTACCGCATTTTGCAGTTTATCCATCCCCGTTATTATCCTTACCGCCAATATGCCCTGACAAACCTGCAATGCTCGTCTTATGCCGCTCAAGTCGCCGTTTTAGCCGATCTCTATGTAGAGTCCGAGGTGTCCATGGCCGTCCAGCCACGCATTTGGTTCGGCAGAAGATGGGTGCGTTTTTGGACAGACCCTTGCTATTCCGTTATTACTTTTTCCAGTCCGGATGTGTTGGAGAAAAGTTTGATGGAAGCTGTGCAGGAAGGCCGAGCAGAATATGCGCTAGATTGGTATTTAAAAAAGCGGCTTTGATAGGACGCCAACTGTTTCTTCTAATGCGAAAAGCTGCTGGCCTATCTTTAATTTGATATAGCCGCAGTTGGAAATCACCCACTTGTTTTTAGGAATAAAATTTACATGGTCGAGAACAGACCGAATAACCCCTCCATGCGAGACAACTAAAATCGCTTGGCCTGTATAAGGGTGGACATGAGAAAGCAAATAATTTTTAACCCTGCAAAAAACGGATGACCACGTCTCTACTTCTGGATGCCAAACGGAATTTAAATATTCTTCCTGTGAAGAGGCTCCTGGACGGGAAATAAAAAATTGCCTCATCAAGTTGTCAACTTCTTTAAAGCTTTTTCCTTCAAAGGAACCAGCATGCCGCTCTCGCAGCTCGGAGGATTCAAAAAGAGGGATGGGATGCGGATCAATAATGCATTTAGCCGTCTCTTTAGCACGAGATAAATCCGAAGAAAAAGCTGCCTTGAAAGAGATATGAGAAAGGACTTGCTTCAAGCTTTGGGCTTGAAGCATTCCTTGCGCATTTAAGGGAATGTCCGTGTGTCCCTGAAGACG is a window encoding:
- a CDS encoding histidine phosphatase family protein; this translates as MSQESCEVYIVRHGETDWNAAGRLQGHTDIPLNAQGMLQAQSLKQVLSHISFKAAFSSDLSRAKETAKCIIDPHPIPLFESSELRERHAGSFEGKSFKEVDNLMRQFFISRPGASSQEEYLNSVWHPEVETWSSVFCRVKNYLLSHVHPYTGQAILVVSHGGVIRSVLDHVNFIPKNKWVISNCGYIKLKIGQQLFALEETVGVLSKPLF